One window of the Pararge aegeria chromosome 22, ilParAegt1.1, whole genome shotgun sequence genome contains the following:
- the LOC120633625 gene encoding uncharacterized protein LOC120633625 isoform X2, with the protein MQRAHAGGALQPQPTAPRPLYRSQHLYPDIDEQIPASVISSVGTVSLSQSTTNLTPNIAMANPTNAGNGSSSNSQTQHTPPQAPVRNLPKKRKFDPSELEEIERNCMSSIPERTCITVSVSAPPPIEYAPPIYQTTILQPSPIVQRSSPHDFHYPNINLSEWRDHRILAKQRGLYVPGVIRQAEGCKVVVELDGQENEVIEYSDIFGGNKYDVISDASPQLSHLLIGSPCVIRTTTGPTDQSRESVQNVFVEGLVFEVLSSPIRIRVKVTDGDNICKEMVEVKRPDIRLLQPPWVDELEDAGSHPSPALLTQHNMRVQHMSSVPYTLGGDHFVTSSPMPSSQMVTVGALSNGSRPFDDYGESDDDLPSENIMFPTDSHMDCNNSKRSSLQSRGSTSSLIEGSLTPRSQPPTPRSQAATPHKYKKGDVVSTPTGIRKKFNGKQWRRLCSKDGCTKESQRRGFCSRHLSLRGVTRSSNTPLAQGSGHTPQQRSSSKSLSSSGTGVEGDETSRESDTTPPNYRVTGRFDPDETEAANMLVSLGSSRSGSPGASPVGGSPVLRGNVFVPISSPQPPHAPTYHHLIRPELVRPNRVRSPVSSVATSVIRVSPAPTYHYQVDNRNGPTGLQSTQTSTIGLQPSLNIQSTIQSNLNAPTTMQSSLNLPSSISIINSINSQNLQTSIASIRSNKVDDIPHNLVVHRMPTTNGFDLEHIYRNPLRRNGIQDQYRRETEVSSPLNNHENFVNRRVSEYEDEDHSVPQTEHIGRLDPRPLELSEARLLEDKRIIKPAPLQARLVSLVETDVKEPMKRFYVLPSNTLDKKIVFIKNEPPDAVQIEHKQHQMPQQLNNNEPDHAPAEQRSMDNGDHVNNINSSAVIVHPSQLLPVLPPPTSHTAIIVSTSGVSNAVFPWQSLVPLFRASSPPAAPAPAPPSPRTPRTPHTPHTPHTPHTPHTPHIKTEDQIKTEDGTTAMCTDEDDEVFECEDSGTAGDNNRRSQCLSSINQQSAGQEKKERRIRRPMNAFMIFSKRHRQVVHQLHPNQDNRTVSKILGEWWYSLKPEEKQKYNELASEVKEAHFKAHPEWKWCNKDRRKSSSSRDPTGSVPQSPRTPSEGPNPCIPTSGAEMSINAPQYNHVGSPQLSDDEPMQISQTIDEPAVPLPNIEIDLKCGEKVTDSDSEGLDARDYMTHHDHTRRPKAIKARAGSSDNLLGGITASSPGGSKVFQPTGGAFKSTHADTGNLFCDNHRQWTAFTSLNKPTMNHVPSSPHPSQSLSANTQSLTNSVQGISLSTPNLTTQEALDNAIASIISPTTSGVQVLASSLSMPGASMSSTPTTTSLNNTLLKSVTLVKRNIGDNSTGPITLSLDASGNLVIKTSQADSQPSDSQPLHCVQLQRLYVPFATEADINKNSQNVQSGQSVIVSQSNNHTVPKTNTTQWDTPIEEARPFPLAPTPAQLGRAPLQKRLSRGTSTGSAGSCEPNIPRSESGPTTPHEIPEPLQSPKKMENLPSPLSKKCLFKKGNEDGRDKVLETVNFEQKFSTLPQFKPEACSPSACVVPRSPQLYVRKKHKTAMDEDATVVTPQIEAEVINGNGMPTPHSYGTPHKLVGNTFFGPDFNIDSFRVPAVAESMEDMSPRTPCSAAGGSAGARGEAGHRRVLEQRRHLVMKLFQDHGMFPTTQATTHFQAAHTDIFPTKTSLQLKIREVRQKLMAQSNLTPHSEVNTPTNVNSPIVSAALQPTSTAS; encoded by the exons ATGCAGCGGGCTCACGCGGGCGGCGCTTTGCAGCCGCAGCCGACCGCACCTCGGCCGCTCTACCGCTCGCAACACCTGTACCCTGACATCGATGAGCAG ataccaGCATCTGTAATCAGCAGTGTCGGGACGGTGAGCTTGTCACAATCCACGACCAACCTCACGCCAAACATAGCCATGGCAAATCCAACTAACGCAGGAAATGGGAGCAGTAGCAACAGCCAAACGCAGCACACACCACCACAGGCACCTGTGCGGAATCTACCCAAGAAGAGGAAGTTCGATCCGTCAGAACTAGAGGAAATCGAACGGAACTGCATGTCCAGTATACCCGAGAGAACTTGTATTACAGTTTCCGTATCAGCACCGCCGCCGATAGAGTACGCGCCGCCAATATACCAAACGACGATACTCCAACCATCGCCAATCGTCCAACGCTCGTCGCCTCACGACTTCCACTATCCAAACATTAACTTATCCGAATGGCGGGACCACCGGATATTGGCCAAGCAACGCGGGCTGTACGTACCAGGGGTGATACGCCAAGCTGAAGGCTGCAAAGTTGTTGTGGAACTGGACGGTCAGGAAAACGAGGTGATAGAGTACAGTGACATATTTGGTGGGAACAAGTACGATGTGATTAGTGACGCGAGTCCACAGCTCAGTCATCTTTTGATAGGGTCCCCGTGTGTTATTAGGACTACTACCGGACCTACCGACCAGAGCCGGGAAAGTGTGCAAAATGTGTTTGTTGAAGGACTTGTGTTTGAAGTGCTCAGTTCGCCTATTAGGATCAGGGTTAAG GTGACAGACGGTGACAACATTTGCAAGGAGATGGTGGAAGTAAAGCGACCGGACATTCGTCTCCTACAGCCCCCTTGGGTGGACGAGCTTGAGGACGCAGGGTCGCACCCCTCGCCCGCCTTGTTGACGCAGCACAATATGAGGGTGCAGCATATGTCTTCTGTGCCG TACACGTTGGGCGGAGACCATTTTGTTACGTCATCGCCCATGCCTAGCTCCCAGATGGTGACCGTTGGAGCTCTGTCCAACGGCTCCCGACCTTTCGACGACTACGGCGAGAGTGATGACGATCTGCCCAGTGAAAATATCATGTTTCCGACAGACTCACATATGG ATTGCAATAACAGCAAACGAAGTAGTTTGCAAAGCCGAGGCAGTACGTCCAGTCTAATAGAAGGCAGTCTCACACCACGATCTCAACCCCCCACTCCTAG ATCTCAAGCGGCAACACCGCACAAATACAAGAAAGGCGACGTGGTATCAACGCCCACTGGTATACGGAAGAAGTTTAACGGCAAGCAATGGCGACGACTTTGCTCTAAGGATGGCTGCACGAAGGAAAGTCAAAGGAGAGGCTTTTGTTCGCGACACCTTTCCCTCAGGGGAGTCACTCGCTCTTCTAACACTCCATTGGCGCAAGGATCTGGTCATACGCCGCAGCAAAG AAGCAGCAGCAAGTCGTTGTCGTCGAGCGGCACGGGCGTGGAAGGGGATGAGACGTCCCGGGAGTCTGATACCACACCACCGAACTACCGGGTCACGGGCAGGTTCGATCCCGACGAGACAGAAGCCGCTAATATGCTGG TATCGCTGGGCAGTTCGCGGTCGGGTAGCCCGGGAGCCTCTCCAGTTGGCGGGTCCCCAGTGCTGCGCGGAAACGTATTCGTGCCGATCTCTTCTCCCCAACCGCCGCACGCACCAActtatcatcatctcatcag GCCAGAATTAGTGCGGCCGAACAGAGTCCGATCACCCGTGAGCAGTGTTGCGACTAGCGTTATACGAGTATCCCCGGCGCCGACATACCACTATCAG GTAGACAATCGCAACGGTCCCACCGGGCTCCAGTCCACACAGACGAGTACGATAGGACTCCAGCCGTCTCTCAACATCCAGAGCACGATACAGAGCAATTTAAACGCTCCCACAACGATGCAATCATCGCTTAACCTTCCATCGAGCATCTCCATAATAAACAGTATCAACAGCCAGAATCTACAGACTAGTATCGCGTCGATACGTAGCAATAAAGTAGACGACATTCCCCACAACTTGGTCGTGCATCGTATGCCGACGACGAACGGCTTCGACCTTGAACACATATACAGAAATCCGCTGCGACGAAACGGCATACAGGATCAGTACAGACGCGAGACGGAGGTCTCGTCGCCGTTGAACAATCATGAAAATTTTGTGAATAGACGAGTCTCGGAGTATGAGGATGAGGACCATTCCGTGCCTCAGACCGAACACATCGGCCGTTTGGATCCGCGGCCTTTAGAGCTTTCCGAGGCTCGATTGTTGGAGGACAAGAGGATCATCAAGCCAGCACCGCTTCAGGCCCGGCTAGTGTCGCTCGTGGAGACAGATGTTAAGGAGCCGATGAAGAGGTTCTATGTGCTACCGTCGAACACGCTCGATAAGAAGATCGTGTTCATAAAAAACGAACCGCCTGACGCCGTTCAA ATAGAGCATAAACAGCACCAGATGCCTCAACAGTTGAACAACAATGAACCCGACCACGCACCAGCCGAACAACGCAGTATGGACAACGGCGATCAT GTCAACAACATAAACAGCAGTGCAGTGATAGTTCATCCGAGTCAGTTGCTGCCGGTATTGCCTCCGCCCACTTCTCATACAGCTATTATTG TATCAACAAGTGGTGTTTCCAACGCGGTGTTTCCGTGGCAGTCGCTGGTGCCGCTGTTCCGCGCGAGCTCCCCTCCCGCGGCGCCGGCGCCCGCACCCCCCTCGCCGCGCACCCCGCGCACGCCGCACACCCCGCACACGCCTCACACGCCGCACACGCCGCACACACCGCACATCAAGACTGAGGATCAGATCAAGACTGAAG ATGGCACCACGGCGATGTGTACGGACGAAGACGACGAGGTGTTCGAGTGTGAAGACAGCGGTACCGCTGGCGATAACAACAGGCGGTCGCAATGTCTGTCTTCAATCAACCAGCAATCAGCCGGCCAGGAGAAG AAGGAGCGTCGCATAAGACGTCCGATGAATGCTTTCATGATATTCTCAAAACGGCACCGTCAAGTGGTGCATCAGTTACATCCCAATCAAGACAACCGCACAGTCAGCAAGATATTAGGCGAATGGTGGTATTCCCTCAAACCCGAGGAGAAACAGAAGTACAACGAGCTGGCCAGTGag gtgaaagaagcCCACTTCAAGGCACATCCGGAATGGAAATGGTGCAATAAAGATCGACGCAAGTCATCCAGTAGTAGAGATCCTACAGGATCTGTGCCACAG AGCCCTCGCACACCGTCAGAAGGCCCGAACCCTTGTATACCAACAAGCGGTGCAGAAATGTCTATTAATGCACCACAATATAACCACGTAGGATCACCGCAGCTCAGCGATGATGAACCAATG CAGATAAGCCAAACGATAGACGAGCCGGCTGTACCACTTCCGAACATAGAGATAGATCTCAAATGCGGCGAAAAAGTCACGGATTCAGACTCCGAAGGTTTGGACGCCCGCGACTACATGACCCACCACGACCACACGAGACGTCCTAAAGCCATCAAAGCAAG GGCTGGATCATCCGATAATCTACTTGGAGGAATCACAGCGTCGAGTCCTGGTGGTTCAAAAGTGTTCCAACCCACTGGCGGTGCGTTTAAATCAACACACGCTGATACtggtaatttatttt GTGATAACCATAGACAATGGACTGCGTTTACGTCACTCAACAAGCCAACTATGAACCACGTACCAAGTTCGCCCCATCCAAGCCAATCTCTATCGGCAAACACGCAGAGTCTCACCAATAGTGTCCAGGGTATATCGCTAAGCACGCCGAATCTTACGACGCAAGAAGCACTTGATAACGCCATAGCATCGATAATAAGCCCCACCACTAGTGGTGTGCAAGTGTTGGCGAGCTCGCTTTCGATGCCCGGCGCATCGATGTCGAGCACTCCAACGACAACATCACTAAATAACACACTTCTGAAAAGCGTCACGTTGGTCAAGAGAAATATTGGGGACAATTCTACAG GCCCAATCACCTTATCGTTGGACGCATCTGGTAATCTTGTAATAAAGACCAGCCAAGCAGACAGCCAGCCAAGTGACTCTCAGCCACTACACTGCGTCCAGTTACAGAGGCTCTACGTGCCTTTTGCCACAG aggCTGATATTAATAAGAACAGTCAAAACGTACAAAGTGGACAATCTGTGATAGTGTCGCAAAGTAATAACCACACAGTGCCAAAGACAAATACGAC GCAATGGGACACGCCGATAGAAGAGGCCCGTCCATTCCCTCTCGCACCTACTCCAGCTCAACTTGGCAGAGCACCTTTACAGAAGAGACTCAGTCGAG GTACATCAACTGGCTCGGCCGGCAGTTGCGAACCCAACATCCCGCGTTCTGAGAGTGGACCGACCACACCGCATGAGATTCCAGAACCGCTTCAATCACCCAAGAAGATGGAAAACCTGCCGAGTCCCTTGTCGAAGAAGTGCCTCTTCAAGAAGGGTAACGAGGACGGTCGGGACAA GGTGCTAGAGACTGTGAACTTCGAGCAGAAGTTCAGCACCTTGCCTCAGTTCAAGCCGGAGGCGTGCAGTCCAAGCGCCTGCGTAGTGCCACGAAGTCCACAGCTTTACGTAAGAAAGAAACACAAAACTGCTATGG ATGAGGATGCGACTGTAGTAACGCCGCAAATCGAAGCGGAAGTGATAAACGGGAATGGAATGCCTACGCCGCACTCATACGGTACCCCGCATAAACTGGTGGGCAACACTTTCTTCGGACCGGACTTCAATATCGACAGCTTTAGAG
- the LOC120633625 gene encoding uncharacterized protein LOC120633625 isoform X6 — protein MQRAHAGGALQPQPTAPRPLYRSQHLYPDIDEQIPASVISSVGTVSLSQSTTNLTPNIAMANPTNAGNGSSSNSQTQHTPPQAPVRNLPKKRKFDPSELEEIERNCMSSIPERTCITVSVSAPPPIEYAPPIYQTTILQPSPIVQRSSPHDFHYPNINLSEWRDHRILAKQRGLYVPGVIRQAEGCKVVVELDGQENEVIEYSDIFGGNKYDVISDASPQLSHLLIGSPCVIRTTTGPTDQSRESVQNVFVEGLVFEVLSSPIRIRVKVTDGDNICKEMVEVKRPDIRLLQPPWVDELEDAGSHPSPALLTQHNMRVQHMSSVPYTLGGDHFVTSSPMPSSQMVTVGALSNGSRPFDDYGESDDDLPSENIMFPTDSHMDCNNSKRSSLQSRGSTSSLIEGSLTPRSQPPTPRSQAATPHKYKKGDVVSTPTGIRKKFNGKQWRRLCSKDGCTKESQRRGFCSRHLSLRGVTRSSNTPLAQGSGHTPQQRSSSKSLSSSGTGVEGDETSRESDTTPPNYRVTGRFDPDETEAANMLVSLGSSRSGSPGASPVGGSPVLRGNVFVPISSPQPPHAPTYHHLIRPELVRPNRVRSPVSSVATSVIRVSPAPTYHYQVDNRNGPTGLQSTQTSTIGLQPSLNIQSTIQSNLNAPTTMQSSLNLPSSISIINSINSQNLQTSIASIRSNKVDDIPHNLVVHRMPTTNGFDLEHIYRNPLRRNGIQDQYRRETEVSSPLNNHENFVNRRVSEYEDEDHSVPQTEHIGRLDPRPLELSEARLLEDKRIIKPAPLQARLVSLVETDVKEPMKRFYVLPSNTLDKKIVFIKNEPPDAVQIEHKQHQMPQQLNNNEPDHAPAEQRSMDNGDHVNNINSSAVIVHPSQLLPVLPPPTSHTAIIVSTSGVSNAVFPWQSLVPLFRASSPPAAPAPAPPSPRTPRTPHTPHTPHTPHTPHTPHIKTEDQIKTEDGTTAMCTDEDDEVFECEDSGTAGDNNRRSQCLSSINQQSAGQEKKERRIRRPMNAFMIFSKRHRQVVHQLHPNQDNRTVSKILGEWWYSLKPEEKQKYNELASEVKEAHFKAHPEWKWCNKDRRKSSSSRDPTGSVPQSPRTPSEGPNPCIPTSGAEMSINAPQYNHVGSPQLSDDEPMQISQTIDEPAVPLPNIEIDLKCGEKVTDSDSEGLDARDYMTHHDHTRRPKAIKARAGSSDNLLGGITASSPGGSKVFQPTGGAFKSTHADTGDNHRQWTAFTSLNKPTMNHVPSSPHPSQSLSANTQSLTNSVQGISLSTPNLTTQEALDNAIASIISPTTSGVQVLASSLSMPGASMSSTPTTTSLNNTLLKSVTLVKRNIGDNSTGPITLSLDASGNLVIKTSQADSQPSDSQPLHCVQLQRLYVPFATEADINKNSQNVQSGQSVIVSQSNNHTVPKTNTTQWDTPIEEARPFPLAPTPAQLGRAPLQKRLSRGTSTGSAGSCEPNIPRSESGPTTPHEIPEPLQSPKKMENLPSPLSKKCLFKKGNEDGRDKVLETVNFEQKFSTLPQFKPEACSPSACVVPRSPQLYVRKKHKTAMDEDATVVTPQIEAEVINGNGMPTPHSYGTPHKLVGNTFFGPDFNIDSFRVAESMEDMSPRTPCSAAGGSAGARGEAGHRRVLEQRRHLVMKLFQDHGMFPTTQATTHFQAAHTDIFPTKTSLQLKIREVRQKLMAQSNLTPHSEVNTPTNVNSPIVSAALQPTSTAS, from the exons ATGCAGCGGGCTCACGCGGGCGGCGCTTTGCAGCCGCAGCCGACCGCACCTCGGCCGCTCTACCGCTCGCAACACCTGTACCCTGACATCGATGAGCAG ataccaGCATCTGTAATCAGCAGTGTCGGGACGGTGAGCTTGTCACAATCCACGACCAACCTCACGCCAAACATAGCCATGGCAAATCCAACTAACGCAGGAAATGGGAGCAGTAGCAACAGCCAAACGCAGCACACACCACCACAGGCACCTGTGCGGAATCTACCCAAGAAGAGGAAGTTCGATCCGTCAGAACTAGAGGAAATCGAACGGAACTGCATGTCCAGTATACCCGAGAGAACTTGTATTACAGTTTCCGTATCAGCACCGCCGCCGATAGAGTACGCGCCGCCAATATACCAAACGACGATACTCCAACCATCGCCAATCGTCCAACGCTCGTCGCCTCACGACTTCCACTATCCAAACATTAACTTATCCGAATGGCGGGACCACCGGATATTGGCCAAGCAACGCGGGCTGTACGTACCAGGGGTGATACGCCAAGCTGAAGGCTGCAAAGTTGTTGTGGAACTGGACGGTCAGGAAAACGAGGTGATAGAGTACAGTGACATATTTGGTGGGAACAAGTACGATGTGATTAGTGACGCGAGTCCACAGCTCAGTCATCTTTTGATAGGGTCCCCGTGTGTTATTAGGACTACTACCGGACCTACCGACCAGAGCCGGGAAAGTGTGCAAAATGTGTTTGTTGAAGGACTTGTGTTTGAAGTGCTCAGTTCGCCTATTAGGATCAGGGTTAAG GTGACAGACGGTGACAACATTTGCAAGGAGATGGTGGAAGTAAAGCGACCGGACATTCGTCTCCTACAGCCCCCTTGGGTGGACGAGCTTGAGGACGCAGGGTCGCACCCCTCGCCCGCCTTGTTGACGCAGCACAATATGAGGGTGCAGCATATGTCTTCTGTGCCG TACACGTTGGGCGGAGACCATTTTGTTACGTCATCGCCCATGCCTAGCTCCCAGATGGTGACCGTTGGAGCTCTGTCCAACGGCTCCCGACCTTTCGACGACTACGGCGAGAGTGATGACGATCTGCCCAGTGAAAATATCATGTTTCCGACAGACTCACATATGG ATTGCAATAACAGCAAACGAAGTAGTTTGCAAAGCCGAGGCAGTACGTCCAGTCTAATAGAAGGCAGTCTCACACCACGATCTCAACCCCCCACTCCTAG ATCTCAAGCGGCAACACCGCACAAATACAAGAAAGGCGACGTGGTATCAACGCCCACTGGTATACGGAAGAAGTTTAACGGCAAGCAATGGCGACGACTTTGCTCTAAGGATGGCTGCACGAAGGAAAGTCAAAGGAGAGGCTTTTGTTCGCGACACCTTTCCCTCAGGGGAGTCACTCGCTCTTCTAACACTCCATTGGCGCAAGGATCTGGTCATACGCCGCAGCAAAG AAGCAGCAGCAAGTCGTTGTCGTCGAGCGGCACGGGCGTGGAAGGGGATGAGACGTCCCGGGAGTCTGATACCACACCACCGAACTACCGGGTCACGGGCAGGTTCGATCCCGACGAGACAGAAGCCGCTAATATGCTGG TATCGCTGGGCAGTTCGCGGTCGGGTAGCCCGGGAGCCTCTCCAGTTGGCGGGTCCCCAGTGCTGCGCGGAAACGTATTCGTGCCGATCTCTTCTCCCCAACCGCCGCACGCACCAActtatcatcatctcatcag GCCAGAATTAGTGCGGCCGAACAGAGTCCGATCACCCGTGAGCAGTGTTGCGACTAGCGTTATACGAGTATCCCCGGCGCCGACATACCACTATCAG GTAGACAATCGCAACGGTCCCACCGGGCTCCAGTCCACACAGACGAGTACGATAGGACTCCAGCCGTCTCTCAACATCCAGAGCACGATACAGAGCAATTTAAACGCTCCCACAACGATGCAATCATCGCTTAACCTTCCATCGAGCATCTCCATAATAAACAGTATCAACAGCCAGAATCTACAGACTAGTATCGCGTCGATACGTAGCAATAAAGTAGACGACATTCCCCACAACTTGGTCGTGCATCGTATGCCGACGACGAACGGCTTCGACCTTGAACACATATACAGAAATCCGCTGCGACGAAACGGCATACAGGATCAGTACAGACGCGAGACGGAGGTCTCGTCGCCGTTGAACAATCATGAAAATTTTGTGAATAGACGAGTCTCGGAGTATGAGGATGAGGACCATTCCGTGCCTCAGACCGAACACATCGGCCGTTTGGATCCGCGGCCTTTAGAGCTTTCCGAGGCTCGATTGTTGGAGGACAAGAGGATCATCAAGCCAGCACCGCTTCAGGCCCGGCTAGTGTCGCTCGTGGAGACAGATGTTAAGGAGCCGATGAAGAGGTTCTATGTGCTACCGTCGAACACGCTCGATAAGAAGATCGTGTTCATAAAAAACGAACCGCCTGACGCCGTTCAA ATAGAGCATAAACAGCACCAGATGCCTCAACAGTTGAACAACAATGAACCCGACCACGCACCAGCCGAACAACGCAGTATGGACAACGGCGATCAT GTCAACAACATAAACAGCAGTGCAGTGATAGTTCATCCGAGTCAGTTGCTGCCGGTATTGCCTCCGCCCACTTCTCATACAGCTATTATTG TATCAACAAGTGGTGTTTCCAACGCGGTGTTTCCGTGGCAGTCGCTGGTGCCGCTGTTCCGCGCGAGCTCCCCTCCCGCGGCGCCGGCGCCCGCACCCCCCTCGCCGCGCACCCCGCGCACGCCGCACACCCCGCACACGCCTCACACGCCGCACACGCCGCACACACCGCACATCAAGACTGAGGATCAGATCAAGACTGAAG ATGGCACCACGGCGATGTGTACGGACGAAGACGACGAGGTGTTCGAGTGTGAAGACAGCGGTACCGCTGGCGATAACAACAGGCGGTCGCAATGTCTGTCTTCAATCAACCAGCAATCAGCCGGCCAGGAGAAG AAGGAGCGTCGCATAAGACGTCCGATGAATGCTTTCATGATATTCTCAAAACGGCACCGTCAAGTGGTGCATCAGTTACATCCCAATCAAGACAACCGCACAGTCAGCAAGATATTAGGCGAATGGTGGTATTCCCTCAAACCCGAGGAGAAACAGAAGTACAACGAGCTGGCCAGTGag gtgaaagaagcCCACTTCAAGGCACATCCGGAATGGAAATGGTGCAATAAAGATCGACGCAAGTCATCCAGTAGTAGAGATCCTACAGGATCTGTGCCACAG AGCCCTCGCACACCGTCAGAAGGCCCGAACCCTTGTATACCAACAAGCGGTGCAGAAATGTCTATTAATGCACCACAATATAACCACGTAGGATCACCGCAGCTCAGCGATGATGAACCAATG CAGATAAGCCAAACGATAGACGAGCCGGCTGTACCACTTCCGAACATAGAGATAGATCTCAAATGCGGCGAAAAAGTCACGGATTCAGACTCCGAAGGTTTGGACGCCCGCGACTACATGACCCACCACGACCACACGAGACGTCCTAAAGCCATCAAAGCAAG GGCTGGATCATCCGATAATCTACTTGGAGGAATCACAGCGTCGAGTCCTGGTGGTTCAAAAGTGTTCCAACCCACTGGCGGTGCGTTTAAATCAACACACGCTGATACtg GTGATAACCATAGACAATGGACTGCGTTTACGTCACTCAACAAGCCAACTATGAACCACGTACCAAGTTCGCCCCATCCAAGCCAATCTCTATCGGCAAACACGCAGAGTCTCACCAATAGTGTCCAGGGTATATCGCTAAGCACGCCGAATCTTACGACGCAAGAAGCACTTGATAACGCCATAGCATCGATAATAAGCCCCACCACTAGTGGTGTGCAAGTGTTGGCGAGCTCGCTTTCGATGCCCGGCGCATCGATGTCGAGCACTCCAACGACAACATCACTAAATAACACACTTCTGAAAAGCGTCACGTTGGTCAAGAGAAATATTGGGGACAATTCTACAG GCCCAATCACCTTATCGTTGGACGCATCTGGTAATCTTGTAATAAAGACCAGCCAAGCAGACAGCCAGCCAAGTGACTCTCAGCCACTACACTGCGTCCAGTTACAGAGGCTCTACGTGCCTTTTGCCACAG aggCTGATATTAATAAGAACAGTCAAAACGTACAAAGTGGACAATCTGTGATAGTGTCGCAAAGTAATAACCACACAGTGCCAAAGACAAATACGAC GCAATGGGACACGCCGATAGAAGAGGCCCGTCCATTCCCTCTCGCACCTACTCCAGCTCAACTTGGCAGAGCACCTTTACAGAAGAGACTCAGTCGAG GTACATCAACTGGCTCGGCCGGCAGTTGCGAACCCAACATCCCGCGTTCTGAGAGTGGACCGACCACACCGCATGAGATTCCAGAACCGCTTCAATCACCCAAGAAGATGGAAAACCTGCCGAGTCCCTTGTCGAAGAAGTGCCTCTTCAAGAAGGGTAACGAGGACGGTCGGGACAA GGTGCTAGAGACTGTGAACTTCGAGCAGAAGTTCAGCACCTTGCCTCAGTTCAAGCCGGAGGCGTGCAGTCCAAGCGCCTGCGTAGTGCCACGAAGTCCACAGCTTTACGTAAGAAAGAAACACAAAACTGCTATGG ATGAGGATGCGACTGTAGTAACGCCGCAAATCGAAGCGGAAGTGATAAACGGGAATGGAATGCCTACGCCGCACTCATACGGTACCCCGCATAAACTGGTGGGCAACACTTTCTTCGGACCGGACTTCAATATCGACAGCTTTAGAG